One part of the Denticeps clupeoides chromosome 16, fDenClu1.1, whole genome shotgun sequence genome encodes these proteins:
- the LOC114766096 gene encoding uncharacterized protein LOC114766096: MITVVLFLFTCIVDMTLANSYFYYKKDGEESPCKGLWQCDTNLDNTVNFNCTEESDECSCSDSNTFVACVNAFCSNHLYPFKPSPCTKDSYIFAQEQTDLTDEQQNPNSLNPSEGNTVSLNCTFHIKDNYKNHQYVVYWIKTENVVSTCVYSYDFNPHDGLHYNHHCNIDAELSKRISNISSEPSAQHNFHHLTINESQLSDSGRYRCVLNVLKKNNDWKVISDITVTVDKRTTTSKPDPVSTSAVPFYVTAALLVLLLLVIISVMILKKKRIKSRDTKNILEQSSRNKNQEETDCSPYAVGWGQETPQSLVQQPNAVIRTNGHNTNMTEPYSVLKFNSIYQSSDH, from the exons ATGATTACAGTGGTTCTGTTCCTCTTCACGTGCATCGTGgacatgacccttg CGAACAGttacttttattataaaaagGATGGCGAGGAGTCTCCCTGTAAAGGCCTCTGGCAATGCGACACCAATTTGGACAATACTGTGaattttaattgtacagaagAGTCTGATGAATGTAGCTGTAGTGATTCTAACACATTTGTTGCATGTGTTAATGCTTTCTGCTCAAATCATTTATATCCGTTCAAACCGTCACCCTGCACTAAAGATTCCTACATTTTTGCTCAGGAACAGACAGATT tGACAGATGAGCAGCAGAACCCAAATTCATTAAATCCATCTGAAGGAAATACAGTTTCTTTAAACTGTACTTTTCATATAAAAGATAACTATAAAAACCACCAATATGTTGTCTACTGGATAAAGACAGAAAATGTTGTCAGCACTTGTGTGTATTCCTATGATTTTAATCCTCATGATGGTCTTCATTATAACCACCACTGTAATATAGATGCTGAACTGAGTAAGAGGATATCAAACATTTCATCTGAACCCAGTGCACAGCACAACTTTCACCATTTGACAATCAATGAAAGTCAGTTGTCAGACAGTGGACGGTATAGATGTGTTCTaaatgttctgaaaaaaaacaacgactGGAAGGTGATCAGTGACATCACCGTCACAGTGGACAAACGAACAACCACCAGCAAACCAGATCCTGTGTCCACTTCTGCTG TTCCCTTTTATGTAACGGCAGCCCTGTTAGTCCTCCTTCTTCTTGTCATCATCAGTGTCATGATCCTGAAGAAAAAGAGAATCAAGTCTCGAG ATACCAAAAATATTTTGGAGCAAAG ttccAGAAATAAAAACCAGGAAGAAACTGACT GTTCCCCATACGCGGTAGGGTGGGGTCAGGAAACCCCCCAGTCACTGGTGCAACAGCCAAATGCTGTCATAAGAACCAACGGACACAACACAAATATGACAGAACCCTATTCTGTTCTCAAGTTCAACTCTATTTATCAGTCTTCCGACCACTAA